The proteins below are encoded in one region of Parvicella tangerina:
- a CDS encoding SpoIIE family protein phosphatase gives MNNIKAILNQINNIILLLDTTGKVQYVSPSVKNILGYAPEDLVGEQWWNKTNSGTDIVALKDRVLDQLERSVRMGGVQTERPVTTSFGSTKWFLWNTSIAADGMIVSIGTDITEKKKQEIELAKKNNLLSEKNDEIQDSLDYAKRLQEVILPEASVFQNAFSDAFLFFSPKDKVSGDFYWFHENDDSVFVAAVDCTGHGIPGALLSVVGNSLLREIVIKKQVESTGEILKELDLGLTEAMSKNNELKARDGMDIALVKYTKSIKTLHFSGAYRPCILIKDEIEELPGSKYPIGFYLTDEKIFEETSVELKEGDRFYLFSDGITDQFGGPMDKKFKKAQLKDLLMKTTQMSMNEQKEYIQYVFRNWQQGTEQTDDVLLIGVEV, from the coding sequence ATGAATAACATAAAAGCAATACTCAATCAGATTAACAACATCATTTTACTTTTAGACACTACTGGAAAAGTACAGTACGTAAGTCCATCTGTTAAAAATATTTTAGGTTACGCTCCAGAAGACCTGGTGGGTGAACAATGGTGGAATAAGACTAATTCAGGAACTGACATCGTGGCTTTGAAAGATCGGGTTTTAGATCAGCTTGAGCGTTCCGTGCGGATGGGAGGAGTTCAAACCGAACGACCTGTGACCACCTCTTTTGGTAGCACGAAGTGGTTTTTATGGAACACCTCCATTGCTGCCGATGGGATGATTGTATCTATTGGCACCGATATTACTGAGAAGAAAAAGCAGGAGATTGAACTTGCCAAAAAAAACAACCTTCTTTCTGAAAAGAATGATGAAATTCAGGACAGTCTCGATTATGCCAAACGTCTGCAAGAAGTCATACTACCCGAAGCAAGTGTTTTTCAAAACGCCTTCTCAGATGCTTTTTTATTTTTCTCTCCCAAAGACAAGGTCAGCGGAGACTTTTACTGGTTTCATGAAAACGATGATTCCGTTTTCGTAGCTGCTGTGGATTGCACGGGGCATGGTATTCCAGGGGCTTTACTGAGTGTCGTTGGCAATTCACTTTTACGTGAAATTGTGATCAAAAAGCAAGTGGAGTCAACAGGAGAAATTTTAAAGGAGCTCGATCTGGGATTAACCGAAGCAATGTCTAAAAACAACGAACTTAAAGCCCGTGACGGGATGGACATTGCTTTGGTGAAGTATACGAAGTCGATCAAAACACTTCATTTTTCTGGCGCATACCGACCTTGTATTTTGATCAAAGATGAAATCGAAGAACTTCCAGGATCTAAGTATCCAATTGGTTTCTATCTAACAGACGAAAAAATATTTGAGGAAACATCTGTCGAGCTAAAGGAGGGAGATCGCTTTTATCTATTTTCTGATGGGATAACCGATCAATTTGGAGGACCAATGGATAAGAAGTTTAAAAAAGCTCAACTGAAAGACCTGCTGATGAAAACGACTCAAATGTCTATGAATGAACAGAAAGAGTACATTCAATACGTCTTTAGAAACTGGCAGCAAGGTACAGAACAAACAGATGATGTGCTATTAATCGGGGTTGAGGTTTAA
- a CDS encoding TIGR00266 family protein — translation MEINLEGKPAFGYLHVDLAPGESFVAESDAMASMSGEMEMKAKFNGGFFRGLGKKMFAGESLFVNHFSNPTDKTLRLTVTQGFPGDIMMMELKDGEDFYMQPGAYICSEPSVKLKMKWAGFHSWFGGEGLFRLKVEGPGKFVFGAYGGLIEKEVDGELIVDTDHLVAYPPGFEIKTQLSGGLISSLTSGEGFVMRVKGKGKVILQTRSFAGLAGWINRNL, via the coding sequence ATGGAAATTAATTTAGAAGGCAAACCGGCCTTTGGCTACTTACATGTGGATCTGGCTCCAGGAGAGTCATTCGTTGCGGAATCAGATGCAATGGCGAGCATGAGTGGTGAAATGGAAATGAAAGCCAAATTTAACGGAGGATTCTTCCGTGGTCTCGGTAAGAAAATGTTTGCAGGTGAAAGCTTGTTTGTTAATCATTTTTCAAACCCAACAGACAAAACACTTCGTTTAACAGTTACTCAAGGATTTCCGGGTGATATCATGATGATGGAACTCAAGGATGGGGAAGACTTTTACATGCAGCCAGGTGCTTATATCTGTTCTGAACCTTCAGTTAAGTTAAAAATGAAGTGGGCAGGATTCCACTCATGGTTTGGTGGAGAAGGATTATTCAGGCTTAAAGTAGAAGGTCCCGGTAAATTTGTGTTCGGAGCTTATGGCGGTCTGATTGAAAAAGAAGTTGATGGAGAATTGATCGTGGATACCGATCACTTGGTGGCTTATCCTCCAGGTTTTGAGATCAAAACGCAGTTGTCAGGTGGATTAATTTCATCGCTAACGAGTGGAGAAGGTTTTGTGATGAGGGTAAAAGGAAAAGGAAAGGTGATCTTACAAACCAGAAGCTTTGCTGGTCTTGCAGGATGGATTAACAGAAACCTTTAA
- a CDS encoding TIGR00266 family protein, which produces MNIDIEMRPGSSVAKVTMNAGETLTAEGGSMIAMSNDMQIETTTHKKGKRGIMKGLKRMIAGEGFFINHYTPGADGGEVYLAPTLPGDMFVKELNGENLVITGGGYLASEHGIEIDLKWGGFGKALLGGENLFWVNVSGSGKVLINAYGEIYPVEVDGNHIVDTGHIVAYEPSLEMKITKAGSSWMSSMLGGEGFVAKFSGKGIVWCQSHNPNSFGTAIGPSLRPI; this is translated from the coding sequence ATGAATATAGATATAGAAATGAGACCAGGAAGTTCAGTTGCGAAGGTAACGATGAACGCTGGTGAAACACTTACCGCTGAGGGGGGATCGATGATTGCTATGAGTAATGATATGCAGATTGAAACCACTACGCACAAAAAAGGTAAGCGAGGAATTATGAAAGGGTTAAAAAGAATGATCGCTGGAGAAGGATTCTTTATTAACCACTATACTCCAGGTGCAGATGGCGGAGAAGTTTATTTGGCTCCAACACTTCCAGGAGATATGTTCGTTAAAGAACTAAATGGAGAAAACCTTGTGATTACAGGAGGAGGATATTTAGCTTCTGAACACGGCATTGAAATCGACCTTAAATGGGGTGGTTTTGGAAAAGCGCTCTTAGGTGGCGAAAATTTATTTTGGGTAAACGTTAGCGGATCCGGCAAAGTATTGATCAACGCTTATGGTGAGATCTACCCCGTAGAAGTAGATGGGAATCACATCGTAGACACTGGTCATATTGTTGCTTACGAACCTTCGTTAGAAATGAAGATCACGAAAGCTGGTAGCAGCTGGATGTCATCCATGCTAGGAGGTGAAGGTTTTGTAGCCAAATTCTCTGGAAAAGGAATTGTTTGGTGTCAATCGCACAATCCAAATAGCTTTGGTACAGCAATCGGACCAAGTCTTCGACCAATTTAA
- a CDS encoding TIGR00266 family protein yields the protein MEKFEFQFDHKPDYSFLTVQIPAGKTMKVEASAMATMDTNIKMKTKFKGGFKRFLTGESLFINEFTAENGAGELCIAPAAPGDMDHIYLDNETVFLQNSAYVASHPNIDLATKWQGLVKGFFSGEKLFLIKASGQGDLWFNSYGGIMQIDVTDNYVVDTGHIVAFTDGLEYKVSKVGGYKSLFLSGEGFVCRFSGQGKVWIQTRKIQPLTTFLMPFRPRKNKG from the coding sequence ATGGAAAAATTTGAATTTCAATTCGATCATAAGCCTGACTATAGCTTTCTGACCGTTCAAATACCCGCGGGTAAGACGATGAAGGTAGAAGCTTCTGCGATGGCAACTATGGATACTAATATTAAAATGAAAACCAAGTTTAAAGGTGGCTTTAAGCGCTTCCTAACTGGTGAATCTTTATTTATTAACGAGTTTACAGCCGAAAATGGAGCTGGTGAATTATGCATTGCACCTGCAGCTCCAGGTGATATGGATCATATCTATCTGGATAACGAAACTGTGTTCTTGCAGAATTCAGCGTACGTAGCTTCTCACCCTAATATCGATCTTGCTACGAAATGGCAAGGGCTGGTAAAAGGTTTCTTTTCAGGAGAAAAACTTTTTCTGATCAAAGCATCCGGTCAGGGAGACCTTTGGTTCAATAGCTACGGAGGAATCATGCAAATTGACGTAACAGACAATTATGTTGTTGATACTGGGCACATCGTTGCCTTTACGGACGGGCTTGAATACAAAGTTTCTAAAGTGGGTGGCTATAAATCCCTCTTCCTTTCTGGAGAAGGTTTCGTTTGTAGATTTTCAGGACAAGGAAAGGTTTGGATACAGACCAGAAAGATACAACCATTGACCACTTTCTTAATGCCATTTAGACCAAGAAAGAATAAAGGTTAA
- a CDS encoding M56 family metallopeptidase translates to MMLIVSKFLIISTLLFVLYKFSLRKLSGGFLYKRVYLLLIVPFSILISAFANHFAVDFSLIEENAAIEMPSLLLNEVVLKPTIQSSWTLSDLLIAIWLAGVFLFGLQSIVRFMSLYRLIFSMDQWEEYEGRKIAFSKTSVAFSFGNRIHIPLKYKDYTPILMHELTHSERRHSLDIIGMELMKTVCWFNPVVYGIAKELKLTHEFEVDTIVKEKVGHESYVDSLLNAHFGTSSIQFIQPFNNKKMLKMRIKNLSKEENPGNTYWSWILAAAGLVIISTASSFISNASTEVVESVRQGEVKQIDENEVDKKPEFKGGMEALIAYMTKEVNYPESAKKSNTQGTVFVSFVVKKDGSIKNVTLEKGVESSLDEEALRVVRAMPDWIPGEKDGEKVSVEMTLPIAFKL, encoded by the coding sequence ATGATGCTGATTGTAAGTAAGTTCTTGATCATATCTACGCTGCTGTTTGTACTGTATAAGTTCAGTTTGCGTAAGTTATCAGGTGGTTTTTTGTACAAAAGAGTCTACCTCCTATTGATCGTACCGTTTTCCATTTTGATCAGCGCCTTTGCGAATCATTTTGCGGTTGACTTTAGTCTAATTGAAGAAAACGCTGCAATAGAGATGCCGAGTTTACTCTTAAATGAAGTTGTTCTGAAGCCAACCATCCAGTCCTCCTGGACCCTAAGTGATTTGCTTATTGCGATATGGTTAGCAGGGGTTTTCTTGTTCGGTTTGCAATCTATTGTTCGATTCATGAGTTTGTATCGCCTTATATTTTCAATGGATCAATGGGAGGAGTATGAAGGAAGAAAAATTGCCTTTAGCAAAACTTCCGTAGCCTTTTCTTTTGGCAATAGGATTCATATCCCTCTTAAGTATAAAGACTATACCCCTATTTTAATGCACGAACTTACACACAGTGAAAGAAGGCACAGTCTGGATATTATTGGAATGGAGTTGATGAAAACGGTCTGTTGGTTCAACCCAGTGGTCTATGGAATAGCTAAGGAACTGAAACTTACCCATGAGTTTGAAGTTGATACCATCGTAAAAGAAAAAGTAGGACATGAATCTTATGTTGATTCCCTACTCAATGCACATTTTGGAACTAGTTCAATACAATTTATACAACCATTTAATAACAAAAAAATGCTTAAAATGAGAATTAAGAATTTATCAAAAGAAGAAAACCCAGGAAACACTTACTGGAGTTGGATACTCGCTGCTGCGGGATTAGTAATCATCTCTACAGCGAGTTCGTTTATTTCAAATGCCTCTACTGAAGTAGTGGAGTCTGTTAGACAGGGTGAAGTAAAACAAATTGATGAAAATGAAGTAGACAAGAAGCCTGAATTTAAAGGTGGAATGGAAGCTCTAATTGCCTACATGACTAAAGAGGTCAACTATCCGGAATCTGCAAAGAAGAGCAATACGCAAGGTACTGTTTTTGTCAGTTTTGTGGTGAAAAAGGATGGAAGCATTAAAAATGTGACCCTAGAAAAAGGAGTTGAATCTTCGTTGGATGAAGAGGCGCTTCGAGTAGTTAGAGCCATGCCCGATTGGATCCCAGGAGAAAAGGATGGAGAGAAGGTAAGTGTTGAAATGACATTGCCTATCGCTTTTAAACTCTAA
- a CDS encoding BlaI/MecI/CopY family transcriptional regulator, with translation MKELTKAEEQVMHALWDIEMGFAKDIVERVEGNHAYNTILTVIRILVDKGFVEYEKFGKAFRYSPVYTKEEYSQFKIHSLKNGYFEGSYKKLVSFLIKRENLDLKDLEDMINEK, from the coding sequence ATGAAAGAATTAACGAAAGCAGAGGAACAAGTTATGCATGCCCTTTGGGACATTGAAATGGGTTTTGCAAAAGATATCGTGGAGCGCGTTGAGGGCAATCATGCCTATAACACGATTCTTACGGTAATCAGAATATTGGTAGATAAGGGATTTGTTGAATATGAAAAGTTTGGTAAAGCATTTCGTTATTCTCCAGTCTATACTAAAGAGGAGTATTCACAGTTCAAGATTCATTCATTGAAGAATGGCTATTTCGAAGGGTCTTATAAGAAGCTGGTCTCCTTTCTGATAAAACGAGAAAACCTTGATCTCAAAGATCTGGAGGATATGATCAACGAAAAGTAA
- a CDS encoding toxin-antitoxin system YwqK family antitoxin, which yields MKNLLLILLLIFSLPILAIGDPTDPTDQSSDTLNQKVEGKKHGYWVIFAHMRNMPDYAPDDVIEEGRYKMNRKDGKWKKYFPTGNLKSEIVYKNGKAVGDFITYYDNEENTVEEAGNWQGKAYTDKFLRYHENGVVAQEKNFNENGKAEGVQKYFYENGQVELEFTANNGVNVGTATRYWPNGDIKEIITFDAEGNGTSSGEKERVNPPVILDSQKEEEEVGEGIAAEGDENEAQKSGNGIVDGYHKTYNDNKDILMDGEFKNGKLFNGKHYIYDEYGLLEKIEVYKNGKYVGNGVVE from the coding sequence ATGAAAAATTTGCTACTCATACTATTGCTTATTTTTAGTCTGCCGATTTTGGCGATTGGAGATCCTACTGATCCCACGGATCAAAGTTCGGATACGCTCAATCAAAAGGTGGAAGGTAAAAAGCATGGCTATTGGGTGATTTTTGCTCACATGCGCAACATGCCAGATTATGCGCCAGACGATGTAATTGAGGAAGGGCGTTACAAGATGAACAGAAAAGATGGAAAGTGGAAGAAGTATTTTCCTACTGGTAATTTGAAAAGCGAAATCGTTTACAAAAATGGAAAAGCCGTAGGTGATTTCATCACTTATTATGATAACGAAGAGAATACAGTAGAAGAAGCGGGTAACTGGCAGGGAAAAGCTTACACGGACAAATTTTTAAGATATCATGAAAATGGGGTTGTAGCACAGGAAAAGAATTTTAATGAGAATGGTAAGGCTGAGGGTGTGCAAAAATACTTCTACGAAAACGGACAAGTTGAACTAGAGTTTACGGCTAATAATGGTGTGAATGTAGGAACTGCAACCAGATATTGGCCCAATGGTGATATTAAAGAGATCATTACGTTCGATGCTGAAGGAAACGGTACAAGTTCAGGAGAAAAGGAAAGAGTTAATCCTCCAGTAATTCTTGACTCTCAGAAAGAAGAGGAAGAAGTTGGAGAAGGTATCGCTGCGGAGGGAGATGAGAACGAAGCTCAAAAATCTGGTAACGGTATTGTTGATGGGTATCACAAGACCTACAATGACAATAAGGATATCCTAATGGATGGGGAGTTTAAGAATGGTAAGCTATTCAATGGTAAGCACTATATCTATGATGAATATGGTTTGTTAGAAAAGATTGAAGTCTACAAAAATGGTAAATACGTTGGAAATGGTGTGGTAGAGTAG
- a CDS encoding NAD-dependent epimerase/dehydratase family protein, translating into MNGRILVIGSNGQIGTELCAELARRYGADKVIASDIKEGVDQYEWTFEQLDVLDFERLKEVIAQNEVRQVYLLAALLSATAEKNPEFAWKLNMEGLFNVLNLAKDGLLDKVFWPSSIAVFGPNTPKVNTPQDTIMQPTTVYGISKQAGENWCQYYHKKYGVDVRSIRYPGLIGYKSLPGGGTTDYAVDIFHQAIANGHYTCFLDAQMRLPMMYMGDAVKATVDIMEQPSEMIKVRTSYNLSGISFTPEELANSIRTQMPQFRMDYKLDYRNEIAASWPDSIDDSAARQDWGWKNEVDLQKLSKIMLENLSKAVRN; encoded by the coding sequence ATGAACGGAAGAATTTTAGTAATAGGTTCTAATGGACAGATTGGAACGGAGCTATGCGCTGAATTAGCAAGGAGATATGGTGCTGATAAGGTGATTGCATCAGATATTAAAGAAGGAGTTGATCAGTATGAATGGACGTTTGAGCAGTTAGATGTCCTTGATTTTGAAAGGCTGAAAGAAGTCATTGCGCAAAATGAGGTGAGACAGGTTTATTTGTTGGCTGCGCTGCTTTCTGCAACAGCTGAAAAGAATCCAGAGTTCGCCTGGAAGCTGAATATGGAGGGCTTGTTTAATGTGTTGAATCTAGCGAAAGATGGATTGCTTGACAAAGTTTTCTGGCCCAGTAGTATTGCAGTTTTCGGACCTAATACGCCCAAGGTGAATACCCCACAAGATACCATCATGCAACCAACAACAGTTTACGGGATCAGTAAACAAGCCGGGGAGAATTGGTGTCAGTATTACCATAAGAAATATGGCGTTGATGTGAGGAGTATCAGATACCCAGGGCTTATTGGGTATAAATCATTGCCAGGAGGAGGAACAACCGATTATGCCGTAGATATTTTTCATCAAGCGATTGCAAACGGACACTACACTTGTTTTTTGGATGCTCAAATGCGTTTGCCGATGATGTATATGGGGGATGCGGTAAAGGCAACTGTGGACATCATGGAGCAACCCTCAGAAATGATCAAAGTTCGCACAAGCTATAACCTGTCTGGTATATCATTTACCCCAGAAGAGTTAGCGAATTCAATTAGAACGCAAATGCCCCAATTTCGTATGGACTATAAGTTGGATTACCGAAATGAAATTGCGGCATCGTGGCCAGACTCAATAGATGATTCTGCAGCACGGCAAGATTGGGGTTGGAAGAATGAAGTTGACCTTCAGAAACTGTCTAAAATTATGTTAGAAAACTTATCCAAAGCTGTTCGTAATTAA
- the hflX gene encoding GTPase HflX has product MGDLNQLEEKRETAVIIGLITDGVTEELTQEYLDELAFLAETSGATTVKRFTQKMPLPNVATFVGKGKLQEIKEFIKEHEIDMAIFDDDLSPTQIRNIERELNVKILDRSNLILDIFASRARTADAKTQVELAQYEYLLPRLTRMWTHLERQKGGIGMRGPGETQIETDRRIIKDKISRLKAKLEKIDKQKKVQRGNRGKLVRVALVGYTNVGKSTLMNRMSKSDVFAENKLFATLDTTVRKVVIKNIPFLLSDTVGFIRKLPHQLVESFKSTLDEVREADLLLHVVDISHSSFEDHFNTVNETIAEIGAADKPTIVVFNKIDAYKASGGFEEGIHSKPSIEDLKKTWMSKLDKKVIFISAYENLNIDEFKKMLYKEVRQIHITRFPYNDFLYQEYE; this is encoded by the coding sequence ATGGGGGATCTAAATCAATTAGAAGAGAAGAGAGAGACGGCCGTTATCATTGGGTTGATAACAGATGGCGTTACGGAAGAACTTACACAGGAATATCTTGATGAGCTTGCTTTTCTGGCCGAGACATCTGGGGCTACTACGGTGAAGCGCTTCACCCAGAAGATGCCACTGCCTAATGTAGCTACCTTTGTAGGAAAGGGAAAGTTGCAGGAAATCAAAGAGTTCATCAAAGAGCATGAGATCGATATGGCTATTTTTGACGATGATCTCTCGCCAACTCAAATACGTAACATTGAAAGAGAGTTGAATGTTAAGATCCTCGACAGAAGTAATCTGATTCTGGACATATTTGCCAGTCGTGCTCGAACAGCAGATGCAAAAACACAAGTTGAATTAGCGCAATATGAGTATTTGTTGCCTAGGTTAACGAGAATGTGGACGCACCTTGAAAGACAAAAAGGTGGTATCGGAATGCGTGGTCCTGGTGAAACACAGATAGAAACCGATAGAAGAATAATTAAGGATAAAATATCACGACTAAAGGCCAAACTTGAGAAAATCGATAAGCAGAAGAAAGTCCAGCGGGGGAATCGAGGAAAGTTGGTACGTGTTGCTTTAGTGGGATATACCAACGTGGGTAAATCCACGTTAATGAATCGCATGAGTAAGTCGGATGTTTTCGCAGAAAACAAGCTCTTCGCTACATTGGATACCACTGTCAGAAAAGTGGTGATCAAGAACATTCCTTTTCTGCTATCCGATACTGTTGGGTTTATCCGAAAGCTGCCACATCAATTGGTTGAATCATTCAAGTCTACATTAGATGAGGTTAGAGAAGCGGATCTTTTACTGCATGTTGTAGATATTTCTCATAGTTCATTTGAAGATCATTTCAATACCGTAAACGAAACCATTGCAGAAATAGGTGCCGCAGATAAGCCAACGATTGTAGTGTTTAACAAAATTGATGCTTATAAAGCTTCAGGAGGTTTTGAGGAAGGAATACATTCTAAACCCAGCATTGAAGACCTTAAAAAGACCTGGATGAGTAAGTTAGATAAGAAGGTGATATTCATTAGTGCTTATGAAAATCTGAACATTGATGAATTCAAAAAAATGCTCTACAAGGAAGTTCGGCAAATTCATATTACAAGATTTCCTTACAATGATTTTTTGTATCAGGAATATGAATAG
- a CDS encoding PIN domain-containing protein — translation MAKKKKKPILKVVFDTNVIYNGTAHHLINNATSELISTHSSFHDLDVFWFLPETVIKERSFQMIKSGVKLLDSVEKIERLINHNLNITQTIIEERVDSNIKTQLSEKSIETIELDISEVSWNDLINNALKRSPPFEDNKSEKGFRDSLILESFIQLVNNSPKTPSICRIAMVTEDALLLEALEKRTQLNTNIKFCKNLEELESFINILVSKMEESKVTEISSLASLMFFNNKDNCGLYYDENIRDQINNRYKNILEKKPDLIASSVQQGTWFISNVNFVKKEKQRFWWSSPIRIEMSSQKWTSSAVGRSGSANTMHERSLYPKSQSLLDIITSTSNPNIPNINSPIPVLSEHKKGEIKFEIVWSVTLNVKGKLINPKIEEIKYIETNWDTTE, via the coding sequence ATGGCTAAGAAAAAGAAAAAACCCATTTTAAAAGTAGTATTCGACACAAATGTTATTTATAACGGAACTGCACATCATTTAATCAATAATGCTACTTCTGAACTGATTTCAACTCATTCAAGTTTTCATGATTTGGACGTTTTTTGGTTTTTACCTGAAACAGTTATCAAAGAACGATCATTTCAAATGATAAAATCTGGTGTCAAATTACTTGATTCGGTCGAAAAAATTGAACGATTAATTAATCACAACCTAAACATAACACAAACCATTATAGAAGAACGGGTTGATTCAAACATAAAAACTCAGCTAAGCGAAAAATCAATTGAAACAATCGAATTGGACATTTCTGAGGTTTCGTGGAACGATCTTATAAACAATGCTCTTAAGAGAAGTCCTCCATTCGAAGATAACAAATCTGAAAAAGGGTTTAGAGATTCATTAATTTTGGAATCGTTTATTCAACTGGTAAATAATTCACCCAAAACTCCCTCAATTTGTAGAATTGCAATGGTAACAGAGGATGCTTTGCTTCTTGAGGCTCTGGAAAAAAGAACTCAATTAAATACAAACATTAAATTTTGCAAAAACTTGGAGGAACTGGAAAGCTTTATAAACATTTTAGTATCTAAAATGGAAGAAAGTAAAGTTACAGAAATATCGTCTCTCGCATCATTAATGTTTTTCAACAACAAAGACAACTGTGGACTTTATTATGATGAAAATATTCGTGATCAGATTAACAATAGATATAAGAACATACTTGAAAAAAAACCAGATCTAATAGCCTCTTCTGTTCAACAAGGTACTTGGTTCATTTCAAACGTGAATTTTGTAAAAAAAGAAAAACAACGTTTTTGGTGGAGTAGTCCTATACGAATAGAGATGTCCTCTCAAAAATGGACAAGCTCTGCTGTAGGGAGAAGCGGTAGTGCCAATACCATGCATGAGAGAAGTCTCTATCCAAAGTCTCAATCTTTGTTAGATATAATTACGAGCACTTCAAATCCCAACATCCCTAATATTAACAGTCCGATTCCTGTCTTATCAGAACATAAAAAAGGGGAAATTAAATTCGAAATTGTTTGGAGTGTCACACTGAATGTTAAAGGGAAACTTATTAATCCCAAAATTGAAGAAATCAAATACATCGAGACTAATTGGGACACCACAGAGTAG
- a CDS encoding tyrosine-type recombinase/integrase codes for MKALKIPKTKGVPGLFTYCTKCKKRTGNGVCGLSKKPIDACPNKNSHVFKVSFKIPMTNSVRTRNLETRNLREASKQAYEFREELEANNYNIPEDNIQKGVQYDILVDTMSMYIDFLNNIGVPEHLQKNRSKAHINEVVRIFKRFTRVLSYSGYNLELFKVFQINQDIIGKYHDYLLNVEKYSNKTYNKHISGMRQFINWLIERKGYDIKNPFIEVIALPTSQRNETITKEEFEKLVSVITPENSRDMRVKYYKYYYKEWLASAFKLALYTGLRREEFLSLRWSSIEYDEHRRPILIKVPNFKVIRLVDGKRTESSRIKWVPIIPELLNLLMNELEMDNYKDTDKYLIANNESRDRDRLPLFMSRAFGHFWHLTGIKKELQLNDLRNTYITELFKKFGDKAAVITDHADISTVKKHYTKSSLISEAAIEFRVFE; via the coding sequence ATGAAAGCGTTGAAAATTCCAAAAACGAAAGGAGTACCTGGCTTATTCACTTATTGTACTAAATGTAAGAAGAGAACAGGTAATGGTGTTTGTGGATTATCCAAGAAGCCCATTGATGCCTGTCCTAACAAGAATAGTCATGTTTTTAAGGTGTCATTTAAAATCCCAATGACGAACTCCGTAAGGACGAGAAATCTTGAAACTCGAAACTTGAGAGAAGCATCTAAGCAGGCGTATGAGTTCAGGGAAGAATTAGAAGCAAATAATTATAATATTCCAGAGGATAATATTCAGAAAGGTGTTCAGTACGATATTCTAGTCGATACCATGAGTATGTATATTGACTTTCTTAATAATATTGGAGTACCCGAACATCTGCAAAAGAATCGCAGTAAAGCCCATATAAATGAGGTTGTTCGAATTTTCAAACGTTTTACGAGAGTTCTTAGTTATAGTGGATATAACCTTGAACTATTCAAGGTGTTTCAAATTAACCAAGACATTATAGGTAAATACCACGACTATTTACTAAATGTGGAGAAATACAGTAATAAAACATATAATAAGCACATATCAGGTATGCGCCAGTTCATAAATTGGCTGATTGAACGAAAAGGGTACGATATTAAGAACCCTTTTATTGAAGTAATAGCATTACCAACTTCTCAAAGGAACGAGACCATTACAAAAGAGGAGTTTGAAAAATTGGTTTCTGTAATTACTCCAGAGAACTCAAGAGACATGAGGGTCAAGTATTATAAATACTACTACAAAGAATGGTTGGCATCAGCATTCAAGTTGGCTTTGTACACAGGTCTTCGGAGAGAAGAATTTTTATCGCTTAGATGGTCATCAATTGAGTACGATGAGCACAGGCGACCTATTTTGATCAAAGTTCCTAATTTTAAGGTGATCCGTTTGGTGGATGGCAAAAGAACTGAAAGTTCCAGAATAAAGTGGGTTCCAATTATCCCAGAACTATTGAATTTATTGATGAATGAATTGGAAATGGATAATTACAAGGATACAGATAAATACTTGATCGCAAACAATGAGAGCAGAGATAGGGATAGATTGCCTCTTTTTATGAGCAGAGCGTTTGGTCATTTTTGGCATCTAACTGGAATAAAAAAGGAACTTCAGTTGAACGATTTGAGAAATACTTATATCACTGAATTATTCAAGAAGTTTGGGGACAAAGCAGCCGTGATAACTGATCATGCTGATATTAGCACGGTTAAAAAGCACTATACCAAATCAAGTTTAATATCTGAAGCTGCCATTGAGTTCAGAGTTTTTGAATAA